In one Flavobacteriales bacterium genomic region, the following are encoded:
- a CDS encoding S8 family peptidase — translation MRTPFILLVSCCAAIASAQPRFPATTHADLLHLQKLAAAEPDARKLAQSVQGRYPVAHIHGRAMVGFLAKADEGFDAALAASAHVRIGARIGDVVSVRVDAYHLDEARSIPGLSYIELAGVAEPHMDKVRWTTRVDSVHRGINLPLAYSGRDVLIGICDWGFDYTHPDLYDTLLTQTRIRAAWDQYKQSGPAPAGFPYGTEYITPGALLAAGSDTANIYSYHYHGTHVAGIAAGSGAGTAYRGIAYESELLLATWLIDAASVIDCYAWMKQIADADQKRLVINQSWGLHWIGTLDGNSLLSQAINALAAQGVVFVNSAGNNGDVQFHFKRAFAGDTLRSRIQFYSYSANPNMWGQSISLWGEAGQPFSAGFMVTSNTNQVLAETPWYGTADQEPYLDSLLVVGTDTVFFNLTAEAAHPQNGRPHLRLRVKNRSAYIKVALKVTAAAGTVHGWNVTELTTGVGNWGQAFQASAAGWAAGDSQYGISEPATTEGLISVAAFSSEYPLSNGTVQGGTIAGFSSYGPTLDERMKPDIAAPGMSVASAISSFTDASYNANQTITFQGQPYAFARLSGTSMSSPVVAGIAALLLQADPTLTPEEVKALLKSTARTDQHTGTLPPGGSPRWGMGKVNAYRALTEALGIVSVPTLGGWGIGIWPNPSADEVQVALPAAATQVQCRITDATGRTVLTAAARGSAQLVIDVAHLAPGCYLLAVEADGHRSSARFVKR, via the coding sequence ATGCGCACGCCTTTCATCCTGCTGGTTTCATGCTGTGCGGCCATCGCCTCAGCCCAGCCACGCTTCCCAGCCACCACCCACGCCGACCTGCTGCACTTGCAGAAGCTGGCCGCGGCGGAGCCCGATGCGCGTAAGCTGGCGCAGTCGGTGCAAGGGCGCTACCCGGTCGCCCACATCCACGGCAGAGCCATGGTCGGCTTCCTGGCCAAGGCCGATGAAGGCTTCGATGCAGCGCTCGCGGCCAGCGCGCACGTCCGTATAGGCGCGCGCATCGGCGATGTGGTCTCCGTGCGCGTGGATGCCTACCACCTGGATGAAGCACGCTCCATTCCCGGACTGAGCTACATCGAGCTCGCGGGTGTGGCCGAGCCGCACATGGACAAGGTGCGCTGGACCACCCGGGTGGATAGCGTGCACCGCGGCATCAACCTGCCCTTGGCCTACAGCGGCCGCGACGTGCTCATCGGCATCTGCGACTGGGGCTTCGACTACACGCATCCCGACCTGTACGACACGCTGCTCACGCAGACGCGCATCCGCGCGGCGTGGGACCAGTACAAGCAGAGCGGTCCGGCGCCCGCGGGCTTCCCCTACGGCACGGAGTACATCACTCCGGGCGCGCTGCTCGCCGCCGGTTCCGATACGGCCAACATCTACAGCTACCATTACCACGGCACGCACGTGGCGGGCATCGCGGCAGGTAGCGGCGCAGGCACGGCCTACCGGGGCATCGCCTACGAGTCGGAGCTGCTGCTGGCCACCTGGCTCATCGATGCCGCCTCCGTGATCGATTGCTATGCATGGATGAAGCAGATCGCCGATGCGGACCAGAAGCGCTTGGTGATCAACCAGAGCTGGGGCCTGCATTGGATCGGCACGCTCGACGGCAACTCGCTGCTCAGCCAGGCCATCAACGCCCTGGCCGCGCAGGGCGTGGTGTTCGTGAACTCGGCGGGCAACAACGGCGATGTGCAGTTCCATTTCAAGCGGGCCTTCGCCGGCGACACGCTGCGCTCGCGCATCCAGTTCTACAGCTATAGCGCCAATCCCAACATGTGGGGGCAGAGCATCAGCCTGTGGGGCGAGGCCGGCCAGCCCTTCAGCGCGGGCTTCATGGTCACGAGCAACACCAACCAGGTGCTGGCCGAGACGCCGTGGTACGGCACCGCTGACCAGGAGCCCTACCTCGATTCGCTGCTGGTGGTGGGCACCGACACCGTCTTCTTCAACCTCACCGCCGAGGCCGCCCACCCGCAGAACGGAAGGCCGCACCTGCGCCTGCGCGTGAAGAACCGGAGCGCCTACATCAAGGTGGCCCTCAAGGTCACGGCGGCGGCCGGCACCGTGCACGGGTGGAACGTCACCGAGCTCACCACTGGCGTGGGCAACTGGGGCCAGGCCTTCCAGGCCTCCGCCGCGGGGTGGGCCGCCGGCGACAGCCAGTACGGCATCAGCGAGCCGGCCACCACCGAAGGGCTCATCAGCGTGGCGGCCTTCAGCAGCGAGTATCCCTTGAGCAACGGAACGGTGCAGGGCGGCACCATCGCCGGCTTCTCCTCCTACGGCCCCACCTTGGATGAGCGCATGAAGCCCGATATCGCTGCGCCCGGCATGAGCGTGGCCTCGGCCATCAGTTCGTTCACCGACGCGAGCTACAACGCCAATCAGACCATCACCTTCCAGGGGCAGCCCTACGCCTTCGCGCGCCTGAGCGGCACCAGCATGTCGTCGCCCGTGGTGGCGGGCATCGCGGCGCTGCTGCTCCAGGCCGATCCCACGCTGACTCCGGAGGAGGTGAAGGCGCTCCTGAAGTCCACCGCACGCACCGACCAGCACACGGGAACCTTGCCGCCCGGCGGCAGTCCGCGCTGGGGCATGGGCAAAGTGAACGCCTACCGCGCCCTCACCGAGGCCCTGGGCATCGTGTCCGTGCCCACGCTCGGCGGCTGGGGCATCGGCATCTGGCCCAACCCGTCCGCCGATGAGGTGCAGGTGGCGCTGCCGGCCGCTGCAACGCAGGTGCAGTGCCGCATCACCGATGCCACCGGCCGCACCGTGCTGACCGCCGCTGCGCGCGGCAGCGCACAGCTCGTGATCGACGTGGCGCATCTGGCGCCCGGCTGTTACCTCCTTGCCGTGGAAGCCGACGGCCACCGTTCCAGCGCGCGCTTCGTGAAGCGCTGA
- a CDS encoding S-adenosylmethionine:tRNA ribosyltransferase-isomerase codes for MHPRELAIADYTYALPEDRIAQQPLPERDASRLLVYRDGAIADHVFRELPGLLPAGSLLVLNDTRVVNARLVFHRASGARIEVLCLAPAGGGPVEEAFAERGACAWSCFVGNAKRWKAGEALVLKGDGCTLTAERTGAEEVAFRWEPAGLTFAEVLDRLGHVPLPPYMKRADAPADRTRYNTVFARNQGSVAAPTASLHFTSAMLAELEARGIDRTALTLHVGAGTFLPVKSERMAGHAMHSEQVRIPRAALQAVAGRLGRHPVVAVGTTALRTLESVYWHGLARMRGAAGPAMDVPQWAPYGADALPAPAAVLQAVIDDLDRRGEDRLVGRTQLLIAPGYPYRFADALVTNFHQPQSTLLLLVAAFVGPDWRRIYRHALEGGYRFLSYGDGSLLWRAAAQ; via the coding sequence ATGCATCCGCGCGAGCTGGCCATCGCCGACTACACCTATGCGCTGCCCGAGGACCGCATCGCGCAGCAGCCGCTCCCCGAGCGCGACGCCAGCCGCCTCCTGGTCTATCGCGATGGCGCCATCGCCGATCACGTCTTCCGCGAACTGCCAGGGCTGCTGCCCGCCGGGTCGCTGCTGGTGCTCAACGACACCCGCGTGGTGAACGCCCGCCTGGTGTTCCATCGCGCTTCCGGTGCGCGCATCGAGGTGCTCTGCCTGGCGCCGGCCGGCGGCGGACCGGTGGAGGAGGCCTTCGCCGAGCGAGGCGCCTGCGCATGGTCCTGCTTCGTGGGCAATGCCAAGCGTTGGAAGGCGGGTGAAGCGCTGGTGCTGAAGGGAGACGGATGCACGCTGACCGCCGAGCGCACGGGCGCCGAGGAGGTGGCTTTCCGCTGGGAACCCGCTGGGCTCACCTTCGCCGAGGTGCTCGACCGGCTCGGCCACGTGCCGCTGCCGCCCTACATGAAGCGGGCAGACGCCCCTGCCGACCGTACGCGCTACAACACGGTCTTCGCCAGGAACCAGGGCTCGGTGGCGGCTCCCACGGCCAGCCTCCACTTCACTTCGGCCATGCTGGCCGAACTGGAGGCGCGCGGCATAGACCGCACGGCGCTCACCCTGCATGTGGGGGCGGGCACCTTCCTGCCGGTGAAGAGCGAGCGCATGGCCGGCCATGCCATGCACAGCGAGCAGGTGCGCATCCCGCGTGCGGCGCTGCAGGCCGTGGCAGGCCGCTTGGGCCGCCATCCGGTGGTGGCGGTGGGCACCACGGCGCTGCGCACCCTGGAGAGCGTGTATTGGCACGGCCTGGCGCGGATGCGGGGCGCGGCCGGCCCCGCGATGGACGTGCCTCAGTGGGCGCCCTATGGCGCGGATGCGCTGCCCGCGCCCGCCGCCGTGCTCCAGGCGGTGATCGACGACCTGGACCGTCGCGGCGAGGACCGTCTCGTGGGCCGCACGCAGCTGCTCATCGCGCCGGGCTATCCTTACCGCTTCGCCGACGCCCTGGTCACCAACTTCCACCAGCCGCAGAGCACCTTGCTGCTGCTCGTGGCCGCTTTCGTCGGTCCCGACTGGCGGCGCATCTACCGGCATGCGCTGGAGGGCGGATACCGCTTCCTCAGCTACGGCGACGGCTCGTTGCTGTGGCGCGCTGCGGCTCAGTAA
- a CDS encoding putative LPS assembly protein LptD, giving the protein MCPGQRAWGQKLDAEVRYEARDSIRYDLASQTVYLFGAATVSYRGTQLSADRIAFSFSDEEAHAYGAPDSTGATAGKPRLTQDGHTIDADSIRVNLRTKVGLIREVRTQEQEAWVHAGLSKRHPNGEVHSLRGMLTTCDRPKPHYHFQVSRMMVIPDDKIVAGPAYMKFRRIPAPLAVPFGLFPNKKGGSSGVLIPTWGNNDNLGYFLLNGGWYQPLGDRMDLQLTGDIYSRGSWALRGLTRYKARYRYAGSLQVSHSTLLNGDPEFPDFSRQRNFFVNWAHTVAPQASLTDRFSASVNLGTSSNFTNNFNSSFGDYLSNTFQSNISWTHLWPGKPYTLAVNALHRQNTLNRSFDITLPAVTFNLQRILPIQLLRPVGAPSRWYDQLALTYTANLDNRLSTTEERLYLANLPTLAREARNGMRHTAALTTALKNRFVSLNPEFRFTDRWYLETLRQTAINTGDTIYTVRDTVAGFRRAGEWSAGATLTSKLYGMYTFRRGVLKAIRHTLTPTVGLSYRPDNSTRIEGPFGTDGALASYSPYQIGIYGEPAAGESGALSLGLIQNVEAKVRSKGLRADSLGQPPGEEGYRKIKLLDFVGINASYDMLQDSVRWSPVAIAARTALLNTFNVNVTSTWDPYAVDTLGRRIDRSERSVSGALARMTYTNVAVGFDLKSRRYGQGSEPASGDRQVVEDSDPGKGAQVDFRMPWRLSVNYSYDVSRAYAGGAYTQQERQSVLFNGDITVLKHWKLGGSSGYDIVAGEWTPTSLNLYWDLHCWEFNFNIIPIGLRKSFMVRINVKASILRDMKFEQRRPYGNPNNLLY; this is encoded by the coding sequence ATGTGCCCGGGCCAGCGGGCGTGGGGGCAGAAGCTCGATGCCGAGGTGCGCTACGAGGCGCGCGACAGCATCCGGTACGACCTGGCCTCGCAAACGGTGTACCTCTTCGGCGCCGCCACGGTGAGCTACCGGGGCACGCAGCTCAGCGCGGACCGCATCGCCTTCAGCTTCAGCGACGAGGAGGCCCATGCCTACGGCGCGCCCGACAGCACCGGCGCCACGGCCGGGAAGCCGCGCCTGACGCAGGACGGCCACACCATCGATGCCGACAGCATCCGCGTGAACCTGCGCACCAAGGTGGGCCTCATCCGCGAGGTGCGCACCCAGGAGCAGGAGGCCTGGGTGCACGCCGGGCTCAGCAAGCGCCACCCCAACGGCGAGGTGCACAGCCTGCGCGGCATGCTCACCACTTGCGACCGGCCCAAGCCCCACTACCATTTCCAGGTGAGCCGCATGATGGTGATCCCGGACGACAAGATCGTGGCCGGCCCCGCTTACATGAAGTTCCGCAGGATACCCGCCCCGCTGGCGGTGCCCTTCGGCCTCTTCCCCAACAAGAAGGGCGGCAGCAGCGGGGTGCTCATCCCCACCTGGGGCAACAACGACAACCTGGGCTACTTCCTCCTCAACGGGGGCTGGTACCAGCCCTTGGGCGACCGCATGGACCTGCAGCTCACCGGCGACATCTACAGCCGTGGCAGCTGGGCCCTGCGCGGCCTCACCCGCTACAAGGCGCGCTACCGCTACGCCGGCAGCCTGCAGGTGAGCCACAGCACCCTGCTCAACGGCGACCCCGAATTCCCCGACTTCAGCCGCCAGCGCAACTTCTTCGTCAACTGGGCGCACACCGTGGCGCCCCAGGCCAGCCTCACCGACCGGTTCAGCGCCAGCGTGAACCTGGGCACCAGCAGCAATTTCACCAACAACTTCAACAGCAGCTTCGGCGACTACCTCAGCAACACCTTCCAGAGCAACATCAGCTGGACGCACCTGTGGCCCGGCAAGCCCTACACCCTGGCGGTGAACGCGCTGCACCGGCAGAACACGCTCAACCGCAGCTTCGACATCACCCTGCCGGCCGTCACCTTCAACCTGCAGCGCATCCTTCCCATCCAGCTGCTGCGGCCGGTGGGCGCACCATCCCGCTGGTACGACCAGCTGGCCCTCACCTACACGGCCAACCTCGACAACCGGCTCAGCACCACCGAGGAGCGGCTCTACCTGGCCAACCTGCCCACCCTGGCACGCGAGGCGCGCAACGGCATGCGCCATACCGCCGCCCTCACCACCGCCCTCAAGAACCGCTTCGTGAGCCTGAACCCCGAGTTCCGCTTCACCGACCGCTGGTACCTGGAAACCCTGCGCCAGACGGCCATCAATACCGGCGACACCATCTATACCGTGCGCGATACGGTGGCGGGCTTCCGCCGCGCCGGCGAATGGAGCGCGGGCGCCACGCTCACCAGCAAGCTCTACGGCATGTACACCTTCCGCCGCGGCGTGCTGAAGGCCATCCGGCACACCCTTACGCCCACCGTGGGCCTGAGCTACCGGCCGGACAACAGCACCCGCATCGAAGGGCCCTTCGGCACAGACGGCGCCCTGGCCAGCTACTCGCCCTACCAGATCGGCATCTACGGCGAGCCGGCCGCGGGCGAGAGCGGCGCGCTCAGCCTGGGCCTCATCCAGAACGTGGAAGCCAAGGTGCGCAGCAAGGGCCTCCGCGCCGATTCGCTCGGCCAGCCCCCCGGCGAGGAGGGCTACCGCAAGATCAAGCTGCTCGACTTCGTGGGCATCAACGCCAGCTACGATATGCTGCAGGACTCCGTGCGCTGGTCGCCCGTGGCCATCGCCGCGCGCACGGCCCTGCTCAACACCTTCAACGTGAACGTGACCAGCACCTGGGACCCATACGCGGTGGACACCCTGGGGCGCCGCATCGACCGCAGCGAGCGCAGCGTGAGCGGCGCCCTGGCCCGGATGACCTACACCAACGTGGCCGTGGGCTTCGACCTGAAGAGCCGCCGCTATGGGCAGGGCAGCGAACCCGCCAGCGGCGACCGCCAGGTGGTGGAGGACAGCGACCCCGGCAAGGGCGCCCAGGTGGACTTCCGCATGCCGTGGCGCCTGAGCGTGAACTACAGCTACGACGTGAGCCGCGCCTACGCCGGCGGCGCATACACCCAGCAGGAGCGCCAGAGCGTGCTCTTCAACGGCGACATCACCGTGCTCAAGCACTGGAAGCTCGGCGGTAGCAGCGGCTACGACATCGTGGCCGGCGAATGGACCCCCACCTCGCTCAACCTCTACTGGGACCTCCACTGCTGGGAGTTCAACTTCAACATCATCCCCATCGGTCTGCGCAAGAGCTTCATGGTGCGCATCAACGTGAAGGCCAGCATCCTGCGCGACATGAAGTTCGAGCAGCGCAGGCCCTACGGCAACCCGAACAACCTGCTTTACTGA
- a CDS encoding N-acetylmuramoyl-L-alanine amidase: MERRLRPILLALTILVAWCGAQGQGRDPHHIRTIVLDAGHGGKDPGNLGTGRYRTTEKHVSLNVARLVGRYLNEAFPDVKVVYTREDDRFIELMERTQIANRAKADIFLSIHCNANDSKDPHGCETYVMGLHKTEANMRVAQKENAAILLEDGHELKYDGYDPKDPESQIALSLRQNVHLDQSLLLSSLIQKQFKDRVGRVDRGVKQAGFLVISYTTMPAVLIELGFLTNPTEEDFLQGEQGQDYMASAIYRAIKEYKGIVEGVPVEAAQEARPDSTRVAVKEPAPQPVAGGVRFKVQVATSAKRIEPKPRNFSGLEGVEEHKGQGLYKYTVGDEPTLAAARELQAACKAKGFDGAFIVAFRDGQRIDLQEAVTLAGGR; this comes from the coding sequence ATGGAACGCCGCCTGCGCCCCATCCTGCTCGCCTTAACGATCCTTGTGGCCTGGTGCGGCGCGCAGGGCCAGGGACGCGATCCGCACCACATCCGCACCATCGTGCTCGATGCGGGCCACGGCGGCAAGGATCCCGGCAACCTGGGCACCGGCCGCTACAGGACCACCGAGAAGCACGTGTCGCTGAACGTGGCGCGTCTCGTGGGCCGCTACCTCAATGAGGCCTTCCCCGATGTGAAGGTGGTGTACACGCGCGAGGACGACCGCTTCATCGAGCTCATGGAGCGCACCCAGATCGCCAACCGCGCCAAGGCCGACATCTTCCTCAGCATCCACTGCAATGCCAACGACAGCAAGGACCCGCACGGCTGCGAGACCTACGTGATGGGCCTGCACAAGACCGAGGCCAACATGCGCGTGGCGCAGAAGGAGAACGCCGCCATCCTGCTGGAGGACGGCCACGAGCTGAAGTACGACGGCTACGACCCCAAGGACCCCGAGAGCCAGATCGCGCTGAGCCTGCGCCAGAACGTGCACCTGGACCAGAGCCTGCTGCTGAGCTCCCTCATCCAGAAGCAATTCAAGGATCGCGTGGGACGGGTGGACCGCGGCGTGAAGCAGGCCGGATTCCTGGTGATCAGCTACACCACCATGCCCGCGGTGCTCATCGAACTGGGTTTCCTCACCAATCCAACGGAAGAGGATTTCCTGCAGGGCGAGCAGGGGCAGGACTACATGGCCAGCGCCATCTACCGGGCCATCAAGGAGTACAAGGGCATCGTGGAGGGCGTGCCGGTGGAAGCGGCGCAGGAGGCCCGGCCCGACAGCACGCGCGTGGCGGTGAAGGAACCCGCACCGCAGCCGGTGGCCGGAGGCGTGCGCTTCAAGGTGCAGGTAGCCACCAGCGCCAAGCGCATCGAGCCCAAGCCGAGGAACTTCAGCGGACTGGAGGGCGTGGAGGAGCACAAGGGGCAGGGCCTGTACAAGTACACCGTGGGCGATGAGCCCACCCTGGCGGCGGCCCGCGAGCTGCAGGCGGCGTGCAAGGCGAAGGGCTTCGACGGCGCCTTCATCGTGGCCTTCCGCGATGGGCAGCGGATCGATCTGCAGGAAGCGGTTACTTTGGCCGGTGGGCGATAA
- a CDS encoding MlaD family protein, which produces MRIKREYSIAALAVAGIALLIFGLNYLKGRDLLQRRNVFHVVYPDISGITSASPVFFNGLKVGQVVGTSMEPDGSGNIRISFQLNEDRLKLTEDSRVEIYSADLFSRALRVVNGTSPVLAEPGATLRGTAQASLTDAVSAQIDPLKARAESMLANVDSVLNALQQLMNEKAVGDIDSSFTSVRMALATLSQTARRLDQLVALESATLSATLRNMERVSATLAENSDELDRTFGNLDTLTAELAHGRLRKVLDELAATSTELRKITTGISSGEGTMGKLVTNDSLYANLNNASRELDLLLEDLRLNPNRYFSVFGKKDRLPKLSDSDVERIKEAMKKDGKP; this is translated from the coding sequence ATGAGGATCAAGCGCGAGTACTCGATTGCCGCACTGGCCGTTGCCGGTATCGCGCTGCTCATCTTCGGCCTCAACTACCTCAAGGGCAGGGACCTGCTCCAGCGGCGCAACGTGTTCCATGTGGTGTACCCCGACATCTCGGGCATCACCTCAGCCAGCCCGGTCTTCTTCAACGGCCTCAAGGTGGGCCAGGTGGTGGGCACCAGCATGGAGCCCGATGGCTCGGGCAACATCCGCATCAGCTTCCAGCTCAACGAGGACCGGCTGAAGCTCACCGAGGACAGCCGGGTGGAGATCTACAGCGCCGACCTGTTCTCCAGGGCGCTCCGCGTGGTGAACGGAACCAGCCCTGTACTGGCGGAGCCCGGCGCCACCCTGCGCGGCACGGCCCAGGCGAGCCTCACCGATGCCGTGAGCGCCCAGATCGACCCGCTGAAGGCCCGCGCCGAGAGCATGCTCGCCAATGTGGACTCGGTGCTCAATGCGCTGCAGCAGCTCATGAACGAGAAGGCCGTCGGCGACATCGACAGCAGCTTCACCAGCGTGCGCATGGCCCTGGCCACACTCAGCCAGACGGCGCGCCGGCTCGACCAGCTGGTGGCGCTGGAGAGCGCCACCCTCAGCGCCACCCTGCGCAACATGGAGCGCGTGAGCGCCACCCTCGCGGAGAACTCCGATGAGCTGGACCGCACCTTCGGCAACCTCGACACCCTCACCGCGGAGCTCGCCCACGGCCGCCTGCGCAAGGTGCTCGACGAGCTGGCAGCCACCAGCACCGAGCTGCGGAAGATCACCACCGGCATCAGCAGCGGCGAGGGCACCATGGGCAAGCTCGTCACCAATGACAGCCTCTACGCCAACCTGAACAACGCCAGCCGCGAGCTGGACCTGCTGCTGGAGGACCTGCGGCTGAACCCCAACCGCTACTTCAGCGTTTTCGGGAAGAAGGACCGCTTGCCCAAGCTGAGCGACAGCGATGTGGAGCGCATCAAGGAGGCGATGAAAAAGGACGGGAAGCCATGA